The genomic DNA CGCCGATGAGCTTCGTCTGGCCGTACGGGTTGATGGGGCGGCAGTCGAGATCCTCAGGCACCATGTCGACATCGGGCATGCCGTAGGTCGCGGCTGAGGAGGAGAAGACGAGCGATTCGATGCCGGTCGCCTCGACGGCGGCGAGGATGTTCGTCAGTGCCCCGATGTTCTGCCGGTAGTACATGACCGGCTCCTCGACGGATTCGCCGACCTGCTTCTTCGCCGCGAAGTGGATGATCGAGTCGACGCCGTGTTCCTTGATCGCGGATACCAAGCGTTCCTCGGCGTCGGCTGCGGCGAGGTCGAGGTTAACTACGGGCAGGCCCTCGACGCGAGCGTCGATGCCGGTGGAGAAGTCGTCGACGACGAGCACATCGTCTCCGCGTTCGGTGAGCAGTCGCACCACGTGCGAACCGATGTAACCTGCCCCTCCGGTCACCAGAACTGCCATTGACCGCGTCCTCCTTCGTCTCGTCGACACGTCGGTATCAGAATACGCGTTCAGGGGTCCGAGATCAGATTCGGCCTGAAAATCCAGTGGACAAAGCGTCGGAATTCGCCTTCGCCCTGGCCAGACCGAAACCGGCACTGTCACAGTGGGAACGCTTTGCTGGTCATCGGCATCCTCGCCGGAGGGCTCATCGTCATCGACCCCGAGTTCATGGCCCTGATGATCCACCGGCCCGAAGCCCGGCTGACGAACTACCTCGACATCGGTTGAGCGCAGCGATGGGCGTCGTCGCCGGCGCACTCGGCTCAAGCTTCGACAGCGACATCGACCTCAAAACTCTCACGCACGCCCAGCGGCTGCGTTCCCGCGTCTATATCGCCCAGGACGATGAGTCAGGCACATCCTGACGGGGGTTACGCGTCATCTGCGGCAGCGTTATGGTGGTCATAGACTCCGGGTCAACGCGAAACCGGAGAGAACAGGAGCAGAAATCATGACACAGTCAGTGACAGTTCCCGACCCCCACGGCTCAGAGAAGACCACTCGCGAGAACGCCGAGCGCGGCTTCATCGCCTCCGACGCCCTGACCAAGAACCTCCAAACGGTTCTGGTCGACTTCATCGCTCTGAGCCTGACCGCCAAGCAGGCGCATTGGAATATCGTGGGCACGAACTTCCGAGACCTGCACCTCAACCTCGACGAAGTCACGGACATCGCCCGTGCAGGCAGCGATGAGATCGCTGAACGCATGCGTGCCCTCCACTCCGCTCCGGACGGTCGCCCCGCGGTGATCGCCGAACAGACAGGGCTGCCGGAGTTCCCGAACGGAGAGA from Brevibacterium sp. JSBI002 includes the following:
- a CDS encoding Dps family protein → MTQSVTVPDPHGSEKTTRENAERGFIASDALTKNLQTVLVDFIALSLTAKQAHWNIVGTNFRDLHLNLDEVTDIARAGSDEIAERMRALHSAPDGRPAVIAEQTGLPEFPNGEISTHDAIDHMVASIEATVASMRDCHDEVDSADPTTADIFHSYIAQLEQQAWFISAETRTPK